In the Ptychodera flava strain L36383 chromosome 1, AS_Pfla_20210202, whole genome shotgun sequence genome, TCCACGGTTGGGGGAGTGAGTTATGGTTACACAGTCGTTGTACCAGATTCAAATTCTGACACAGAAACTCTTTTGTCTTTAATAAGGGAAGAACGTGTTATAGTAGCGTCTCTGACGTACCCGTCTCTCTTAGATTTTCTTAAGTTTGGGAAATCGGATATTCTAGACCAAAGTCACTTGCAATACCTCATCACAGCGAGAAACAAAATCCCTACTGAAATTCTTGAGAAAGCAAGACAACAGCTAAACCTCAACATCTACACAGTAATTGGAACAACTGAAATTGTTTTTGTGACCGTACATAACAACATCGAGAAGTTCGAGAAAATTGTTTATCCTATATATCACTACGAAATCATGGTAATCGACGATAGTGGTCACATTGTACCACGTAGTGTCACTGGTGAATTGTGTACCAGGTCACCTTACACAATGCTGAGGTATGAAGAAGATGAAGAAGAAACAAAATCGACGGTAGATAAGTGTGGCTGGTGATATAGGTGATATATGTACAGGTGATATTTGTAAAATGGAAGAAGACGGCTGCCTCGATATCATGGGGCGAAAGAAAGAAATCATCATTAAAGGGGTAGACAACATTTATCCAGTTGAAGTCGATGAAGTTCTTACCCCAAGGTAAAGGAATCTAAGACCATAAGAGTGACAGATGAACGGTTCATTGAAGAAGTATGTGCCTGTGTTTGTCTTGAAGAGGGAGAAAAGGTCTCCAAAGAAGAACTTTTGCAATTCCTTGGAAAGTTTTTGCCAGAACTTGGTGAGCCAAAATATCTTGTGTTTTTTGACTTGTTCCCAAGTAGCTCTATTGGGAAAATATTGGCTGGAGAACTGAAGGCGAAAGCCATGGAGAAGCTCGGAATATAGATCAGTGAGATCGTATAGTTTATTGTGACATCACTGTTGATAAACTACCTTCTTGAAGAGCGGCAAACTTTAAACTTAAAAGTAGTAACGACCTCTAATAAGACATTGCATGGCCACAACATTTATTGTAGTTATAAATTGGTCGTTCCACAAGTCTTGAATGATTTATTTTCAGGTCAG is a window encoding:
- the LOC139144475 gene encoding uncharacterized protein, encoding MFTHGSGELSTVGGVSYGYTVVVPDSNSDTETLLSLIREERVIVASLTYPSLLDFLKFGKSDILDQSHLQYLITARNKIPTEILEKARQQLNLNIYTVIGTTEIVFVTVHNNIEKFEKIVYPIYHYEIMVIDDSGHIVPRSVTGELCTRSPYTMLRYEEDEEETKSTVDKCGW